Proteins encoded within one genomic window of Oryza brachyantha chromosome 7, ObraRS2, whole genome shotgun sequence:
- the LOC102714024 gene encoding COP9 signalosome complex subunit 7 isoform X1 has translation MAMDAERRQAELIEQFSAQAAALSSSAPQLAALVLEATSHPALFAFSELLSLPALSKLTGTQYASSLDVLRLFAYGTLKDYKSNSGTLPALLPDQVRKLKQLSVLTLAESTKVLPYDQLMQELDVSNVRELEDFLINECMYSGIVRGKLDQVRRCFEVQFATGRDLTPDQLNNMIDTLSDWLGTSDNLLHQIQEKIKWADTMSEVNKKHQKEFEDKVEEAKKSIKADIDLRGHDDFLSEPGGIMDFEEDRIRPKRRRQPMA, from the exons atggcgatggacGCGGAGCGGCGGCAGGCGGAGCTGATCGAGCAGTTCTCGGCACAGGCGGCCGCtctctcctcgtcggcgccgcagCTGGCGGCGCTCGTGCTCGAGGCCACGTCCCACCCGGCGCTCTTCGCCTTCTCCGagctcctctccctccccgcccTCTCCAAG CTCACGGGGACGCAGTATGCTTCGTCGCTGGACGTGCTCCGCCTCTTCGCCTACGGGACATTGAAGGACTACAAGA GTAATTCTGGCACCCTCCCTGCATTGTTACCTGATCAAGTCCGGAAGCTGAAGCAACTCAGTGTGCTAACATTGGCTGAGTCAACCAAG GTGCTACCGTATGATCAACTCATGCAAGAATTGGATGTTTCCAATGTAAGAGAACTTGAAGATTTCCTCATCAATGAGTGCATGTACTCG GGTATTGTCAGAGGCAAATTGGATCAGGTGCGGAGGTGTTTTGAG GTACAATTTGCAACTGGAAGGGATCTTACACCTGATCAGCTGAACAACATGATAGATACATTGTCTGACTG GTTGGGAACATCAGATAATTTGTTGCACCAGATCCAGGAGAAAATCAAGTGGGCTGATACAATGAGTGAAGTGAACAAGAAGCATCAGAAGGAGTTCGAAGACAAGGTAGAAGAAgccaaaaaatcaatcaag GCAGACATCGACTTACGGGGGCATGACGACTTTCTCTCTGAACCTGGAGGAATAATGGATTTTGAAGAGGACCGCATCCGACCAAAAag GAGGCGACAACCAATGGCATAG
- the LOC102714024 gene encoding COP9 signalosome complex subunit 7 isoform X2, translating to MAMDAERRQAELIEQFSAQAAALSSSAPQLAALVLEATSHPALFAFSELLSLPALSKLTGTQYASSLDVLRLFAYGTLKDYKSNSGTLPALLPDQVRKLKQLSVLTLAESTKVLPYDQLMQELDVSNVRELEDFLINECMYSGIVRGKLDQVRRCFEVQFATGRDLTPDQLNNMIDTLSDWLGTSDNLLHQIQEKIKWADTMSEVNKKHQKEFEDKVEEAKKSIKKLNNLNRQTSTYGGMTTFSLNLEE from the exons atggcgatggacGCGGAGCGGCGGCAGGCGGAGCTGATCGAGCAGTTCTCGGCACAGGCGGCCGCtctctcctcgtcggcgccgcagCTGGCGGCGCTCGTGCTCGAGGCCACGTCCCACCCGGCGCTCTTCGCCTTCTCCGagctcctctccctccccgcccTCTCCAAG CTCACGGGGACGCAGTATGCTTCGTCGCTGGACGTGCTCCGCCTCTTCGCCTACGGGACATTGAAGGACTACAAGA GTAATTCTGGCACCCTCCCTGCATTGTTACCTGATCAAGTCCGGAAGCTGAAGCAACTCAGTGTGCTAACATTGGCTGAGTCAACCAAG GTGCTACCGTATGATCAACTCATGCAAGAATTGGATGTTTCCAATGTAAGAGAACTTGAAGATTTCCTCATCAATGAGTGCATGTACTCG GGTATTGTCAGAGGCAAATTGGATCAGGTGCGGAGGTGTTTTGAG GTACAATTTGCAACTGGAAGGGATCTTACACCTGATCAGCTGAACAACATGATAGATACATTGTCTGACTG GTTGGGAACATCAGATAATTTGTTGCACCAGATCCAGGAGAAAATCAAGTGGGCTGATACAATGAGTGAAGTGAACAAGAAGCATCAGAAGGAGTTCGAAGACAAGGTAGAAGAAgccaaaaaatcaatcaag AAGTTGAACAATTTAAACAGGCAGACATCGACTTACGGGGGCATGACGACTTTCTCTCTGAACCTGGAGGAATAA
- the LOC102714024 gene encoding COP9 signalosome complex subunit 7 isoform X3 — MAMDAERRQAELIEQFSAQAAALSSSAPQLAALVLEATSHPALFAFSELLSLPALSKLTGTQYASSLDVLRLFAYGTLKDYKSNSGTLPALLPDQVRKLKQLSVLTLAESTKVLPYDQLMQELDVSNVRELEDFLINECMYSGIVRGKLDQVRRCFEVQFATGRDLTPDQLNNMIDTLSDWLGTSDNLLHQIQEKIKWADTMSEVNKKHQKEFEDKVEEAKKSIKLNNLNRQTSTYGGMTTFSLNLEE; from the exons atggcgatggacGCGGAGCGGCGGCAGGCGGAGCTGATCGAGCAGTTCTCGGCACAGGCGGCCGCtctctcctcgtcggcgccgcagCTGGCGGCGCTCGTGCTCGAGGCCACGTCCCACCCGGCGCTCTTCGCCTTCTCCGagctcctctccctccccgcccTCTCCAAG CTCACGGGGACGCAGTATGCTTCGTCGCTGGACGTGCTCCGCCTCTTCGCCTACGGGACATTGAAGGACTACAAGA GTAATTCTGGCACCCTCCCTGCATTGTTACCTGATCAAGTCCGGAAGCTGAAGCAACTCAGTGTGCTAACATTGGCTGAGTCAACCAAG GTGCTACCGTATGATCAACTCATGCAAGAATTGGATGTTTCCAATGTAAGAGAACTTGAAGATTTCCTCATCAATGAGTGCATGTACTCG GGTATTGTCAGAGGCAAATTGGATCAGGTGCGGAGGTGTTTTGAG GTACAATTTGCAACTGGAAGGGATCTTACACCTGATCAGCTGAACAACATGATAGATACATTGTCTGACTG GTTGGGAACATCAGATAATTTGTTGCACCAGATCCAGGAGAAAATCAAGTGGGCTGATACAATGAGTGAAGTGAACAAGAAGCATCAGAAGGAGTTCGAAGACAAGGTAGAAGAAgccaaaaaatcaatcaag TTGAACAATTTAAACAGGCAGACATCGACTTACGGGGGCATGACGACTTTCTCTCTGAACCTGGAGGAATAA
- the LOC102714476 gene encoding pentatricopeptide repeat-containing protein At1g03560, mitochondrial, producing the protein MRRFCSVPRGRRAAAASYGHHHHQPPPPLPPPEWIEPYTDLSDPSPSASATPSPWLARVVSLVLRSPPATLAADLRAFCRTFLLRLSPAFVAAALRSPQLLPHPLPSLQFFRSLPDGAADLLSSHPQHLVSCYVSLLRSFAHSGEAGPGAAAHARQLVAELRARGDLALQHLTPSSSASLIRSLAALGLSDELLWAWKAMRLAGVEPSRLIYNCLLDGLVNAGLLDTAVNVFDAMSTEDQVRPDVVSYNILIKGYCRAGRAQDAMARLSDMQEQAKLTPDKVTYLTLMQCHYSEGTYPVCIGLFQEMEERGMGKDIPQHAYVLVIGALCKDGKPFEGMAVFERMLKRGCAANAAIYTALIDSMGKFGREKEAMVLFERMKDSGIKLDSVTYGVIVNCLCRFGKFDEAVACFRNCEEKGIAVNAIFYTSLLDGFGKAGMVDQAQELFEEMIAKGFVPDSYCYNVLIDGLAKSGRMDDACALCKRMEDDGCDQTVYTYTILIDGLFKKHKNEEALKFWDAMIDKGITPTAAAFRTLANGLCLSGKFSQACRILDELAPMGVIPETAHEDMINVLCKAGRFKQACKLADGIVKKGREIPGRVRTMMINALRKAGNTDLAVKLVHSKIGIGYERSGSIKRRVKFQTLFQ; encoded by the coding sequence ATGCGGCGATTCTGCTCTGTTCCGcgaggccggcgagcggcCGCCGCTTCCtacggccaccaccaccaccagccgccgccaccgctcccgccgccggagtGGATCGAGCCGTACACTGACCTGTCGGACCCCAGCccgtccgcctccgccaccccGTCGCCGTGGCTCGCCCGCGTCGTCTCCCTCGTCCTCCGCTCCCCGCCCGccacgctcgccgccgacctccgcgCCTTCTGCAGGaccttcctcctccgcctctcccCCGCCTTCGTCGCCGCGGCCCTGCGgtcgccgcagctcctccccCACCCGCTCCCCTCGCTCCAGTTCTTCCGCTCCCTccccgacggcgccgccgacctcctctcctcccaccCGCAGCACCTGGTGAGCTGCTACGTCTCGCTGCTGCGCTCCTTCGCCCACTCCGGGGAGGCCGGCCCGGGCGCCGCGGCCCACGCGCGGCAGCTCGTCGCCGagctgcgcgcgcgcggggaccTCGCCTTGCAGCACctcacgccgtcgtcgtcggcgtctcTGATCCGAAGCCTCGCTGCTCTCGGCCTCTCTGATGAACTTCTATGGGCGTGGAAGGCCAtgcgcctcgccggcgtcgagccGTCCAGGCTGATCTACAACTGCCTTCTCGATGGCCTTGTTAACGCCGGCCTTCTTGATACTGCCGTCAATGTGTTCGACGCAATGTCCACGGAAGATCAAGTGCGCCCTGACGTGGTCTCCTACAACATCCTCATCAAGGGGTATTGCCGTGCTGGGAGGGCGCAGGATGCAATGGCACGGCTCAGCGACATGCAGGAACAGGCGAAGCTCACACCGGACAAGGTGACGTACCTCACACTAATGCAGTGCCATTACAGCGAAGGCACCTATCCAGTGTGCATAGGATTGTTCCAGGaaatggaggagagaggaatgGGGAAAGACATACCACAGCATGCTTATGTTTTGGTGATTGGTGCACTCTGCAAGGATGGGAAGCCATTTGAGGGAATGGCAGTGTTTGAGAGGATGCTGAAGCGAGGTTGTGCAGCCAATGCAGCTATATACACTGCGCTCATTGACTCAATGGGTAAATTCGGTAGAGAAAAGGAGGCAATGGTACTTTTTGAGAGGATGAAAGATAGTGGGATTAAACTCGACTCAGTTACTTATGGAGTGATTGTCAATTGCCTGTGCCGCTTTGGGAAATTTGATGAGGCTGTTGCATGCTTCAGAAATTGTGAAGAGAAGGGCATTGCAGTGAATGCCATCTTCTATACAAGCTTGCTTGATGGCTTTGGAAAAGCTGGAATGGTCGACCAAGCACAGGAGCTCTTTGAGGAGATGATTGCTAAAGGTTTTGTGCCTGATTCATACTGCTACAATGTTCTAATTGATGGATTAGCCAAATCAGGAAGGATGGATGATGCATGTGCTTTGTGTAAAAGAATGGAAGATGATGGCTGTGATCAAACTGTGTATACATATACCATTCTCATTGATGGTTTGTTCAAGAAACACAAGAATGAGGAGGCACTGAAATTTTGGGACGCAATGATCGATAAGGGAATTACCCCCACAGCTGCAGCTTTTAGGACCCTTGCCAATGGGCTCTGTCTTTCTGGTAAATTCAGCCAGGCATGCAGGATATTGGATGAACTTGCTCCAATGGGGGTTATTCCTGAGACAGCTCatgaggatatgattaatGTGCTGTGTAAGGCTGGCAGATTCAAGCAGGCCTGCAAATTAGCAGATGGAATTGTAAAGAAAGGCCGTGAAATACCTGGTAGGGTTCGTACAATGATGATCAATGCACTTCGAAAAGCAGGAAATACTGATCTAGCTGTCAAACTAGTGCATAGTAAGATAGGCATTGGATATGAAAGATCTGGCAGCATCAAAAGAAGAGTGAAATTTCAGACCCTGTTTCAGTGA